A single region of the Myxococcota bacterium genome encodes:
- a CDS encoding amidohydrolase family protein, producing MSQKLFEKYKVIDIDTHITEPADVWTARVPSKWGDRVPHIKQIEGRDMWFIGDQPAGGPGFVTMAGHTGTFPDVPHGYHDIPAASYDAKARLQLMDEEDIYAMVLYPNLGGFGSGGFLKLGEPDLMLACVQAYNDFLVDWCSEDLNRLLPVMALPFWDVDASVKEIERCAAKRHRAVLFGSRPETFGEPPLAHKHWDPIWAATQDAGLPISFHIGSGDLSEIVNDSADMGAKANFSRGGSLALLDNQNCLANLLFGGVCARFPKLDFVSVESGVGWLQCVLEMFDWQWVNGDVVKEHPEYDLLPSEYFKRQVYGSFWFERRGIDAAIEAFPDNLMWETDYPHPTCQYPSPNSSAERPSDYAEAALANVPEATTRKILQDTPARLYGVEL from the coding sequence ATGAGCCAGAAGCTCTTCGAGAAGTACAAGGTGATCGACATCGACACCCACATCACCGAGCCCGCCGACGTGTGGACGGCGCGGGTCCCGAGCAAGTGGGGCGACAGGGTTCCTCACATCAAGCAGATCGAAGGCCGCGACATGTGGTTCATCGGGGATCAGCCGGCGGGAGGGCCTGGCTTCGTCACGATGGCGGGCCACACGGGCACCTTCCCCGACGTCCCGCATGGCTACCACGACATCCCGGCCGCTTCCTACGACGCCAAGGCCCGCCTGCAGCTGATGGACGAAGAGGACATCTACGCCATGGTCCTCTACCCGAACCTCGGCGGCTTCGGGTCGGGGGGGTTCCTCAAGCTCGGCGAGCCGGACCTGATGCTCGCGTGTGTGCAGGCCTACAACGACTTCCTGGTCGATTGGTGCAGTGAAGACCTGAACCGGCTGCTGCCCGTGATGGCGCTGCCCTTCTGGGACGTCGATGCCTCGGTGAAGGAGATCGAGCGCTGCGCGGCGAAGCGACACCGCGCCGTGCTCTTCGGGAGCCGGCCGGAGACCTTCGGCGAGCCGCCGCTCGCCCACAAACACTGGGATCCGATCTGGGCGGCGACCCAGGATGCGGGGCTGCCGATCAGCTTCCACATCGGTTCCGGCGATCTCAGCGAGATCGTGAACGACTCGGCCGACATGGGGGCGAAGGCGAACTTCTCCCGCGGTGGCTCGCTGGCGCTGCTCGACAACCAGAACTGCCTCGCCAACCTGCTCTTCGGCGGGGTCTGCGCGCGCTTCCCGAAGCTCGACTTCGTGTCGGTCGAGAGCGGTGTGGGCTGGCTGCAGTGCGTGCTCGAGATGTTCGACTGGCAGTGGGTGAACGGCGACGTCGTGAAGGAGCACCCCGAGTACGATCTGTTGCCGTCGGAGTACTTCAAGCGCCAGGTCTACGGTTCGTTCTGGTTCGAGCGCCGGGGCATCGACGCCGCCATCGAGGCCTTCCCCGACAACCTGATGTGGGAGACCGATTACCCCCACCCGACGTGTCAGTACCCGAGCCCCAACAGCTCGGCCGAGCGGCCGTCGGACTACGCCGAGGCCGCACTGGCCAACGTGCCCGAGGCGACCACCCGAAAGATCCTGCAGGACACTCCGGCGCGCCTCTACGGCGTCGAGCTCTAG
- a CDS encoding VOC family protein: MGLPSGVHHLAVATADIKTQIAFFSEVLGMELVALYWMHGVDGAWHGFLKLNDASYLAFVETPEIAKIERTLGVTHAGNGGNPCAGGTMQHVALNVDTKDELLALRDRIRAHGVTVLGPIDHGMCWSMYFAGPEDLSLEIATSERAIDGRAWIDPDVVARAGITAEELERYRAPAPFASENGAVPQPEFDPEKPWMRGYEEQSYRKVVALPDAVVFERSSQPDPPVAVDE; encoded by the coding sequence ATGGGCCTACCCAGCGGCGTTCATCATCTGGCGGTCGCCACCGCCGACATCAAGACACAGATCGCGTTCTTCAGCGAAGTGCTCGGCATGGAGCTGGTCGCGCTCTACTGGATGCACGGCGTGGACGGCGCGTGGCACGGCTTCCTCAAGCTGAACGACGCCTCGTACCTGGCCTTCGTAGAAACCCCGGAGATCGCGAAGATCGAGCGGACGCTGGGCGTCACCCACGCGGGCAACGGCGGCAACCCCTGTGCGGGAGGCACGATGCAGCACGTGGCACTCAACGTGGACACGAAGGACGAGTTGCTCGCGCTGCGGGATCGGATTCGCGCCCACGGGGTCACGGTACTCGGCCCGATCGATCACGGGATGTGCTGGTCGATGTACTTCGCGGGCCCCGAAGACCTGAGCCTGGAGATCGCGACCTCGGAGCGCGCCATCGACGGCCGGGCCTGGATCGACCCCGACGTGGTCGCGCGGGCGGGCATTACGGCCGAGGAGCTCGAGCGTTATCGGGCACCGGCCCCGTTCGCATCCGAGAACGGCGCGGTTCCTCAGCCCGAGTTCGACCCGGAGAAGCCCTGGATGCGCGGCTACGAGGAGCAGTCGTACCGCAAGGTGGTCGCGCTGCCCGACGCCGTCGTCTTCGAGCGGAGCAGCCAGCCCGATCCGCCGGTCGCGGTCGACGAATAG
- a CDS encoding SDR family NAD(P)-dependent oxidoreductase gives MPFHAESTTDEVLEGVRLDGKHALVTGATGGLGIETARALASVGASVTITGRGGDKIAAALRTLREQVPGAQFDGEELELGSLSNVAEASKRIVASGRAIDRLILNAGVMMCPEGKTTDGFETQFGTNHLGHFAFTAGVLPALAPNARVVTLSSGAHLYGTCDLDDLQWQARDYDPRLAYAQSKTANLWFASELQRRFGDRLLSLSVHPGVIQTDLTRHLPAAIVEGMAENFASRGVSLKSVPQGAATSVWAATAEELAAHGGKYLLDCQIAEPIPDPKATGGYAPWAYEPASEARLWAESEKLTGVSFG, from the coding sequence ATGCCTTTCCACGCGGAATCCACCACCGACGAAGTCCTCGAAGGCGTGCGCCTCGACGGCAAGCACGCACTCGTCACCGGCGCGACGGGCGGCCTCGGCATCGAGACAGCGCGCGCCCTCGCCTCGGTGGGCGCATCGGTCACGATCACCGGGCGCGGCGGCGACAAGATCGCCGCGGCGCTGCGCACGCTGCGCGAACAGGTCCCGGGCGCCCAGTTCGACGGCGAAGAGCTCGAGCTCGGGTCGCTCTCGAACGTGGCCGAAGCGTCGAAGCGGATCGTGGCGAGCGGACGCGCGATCGACCGCCTGATCCTCAACGCGGGCGTCATGATGTGCCCGGAAGGGAAGACGACCGACGGCTTCGAGACCCAGTTCGGCACGAACCACCTCGGGCACTTCGCCTTCACGGCCGGGGTGCTGCCCGCCCTCGCACCCAACGCGCGCGTCGTCACGCTGAGCTCGGGCGCTCACCTCTATGGCACCTGCGACCTCGACGACCTCCAGTGGCAGGCGCGCGACTACGACCCGCGCCTCGCCTACGCCCAGTCGAAGACCGCGAATCTCTGGTTCGCATCCGAGCTGCAGCGCCGCTTCGGCGATCGTCTGCTCTCCCTCTCGGTGCACCCGGGCGTGATTCAAACCGATCTCACCCGGCACCTGCCTGCGGCGATCGTCGAGGGCATGGCCGAGAACTTCGCGTCGCGCGGCGTCAGCCTGAAGAGCGTGCCCCAGGGCGCAGCCACCTCGGTGTGGGCTGCGACCGCCGAGGAGCTCGCCGCCCACGGCGGCAAGTATCTCCTCGACTGCCAGATCGCGGAACCGATCCCCGACCCGAAGGCGACGGGTGGCTACGCGCCGTGGGCCTACGAACCGGCCTCGGAAGCCCGGCTCTGGGCCGAGTCGGAGAAGCTGACGGGCGTGTCCTTCGGCTGA
- a CDS encoding metal-dependent hydrolase, producing the protein MRARLPDIDFRDADGFWLPSWPEFTHRMNGASLLLPYLEPYLIRVMKLARSRLESVAPALLADVDLFNRQEANHYKVHARYNAELRAQYPGLEPFEAEIKADFQRFLAEEPLEWNLAYSEGFESVGLIMSEFFLQEIPDALEDADPAVRELWAWHLAEEFEHRSVVHDVLAAVAPGWVRRLQGFRFFGQHLYAFTARVCEHMTQIDRERGRLRDDDPRVQASAKRYARRESRFYAVRTAQLLTPWYRPHGRPLQAPTRRVLESYPQAQSPRVAGGG; encoded by the coding sequence GTGCGCGCCCGACTTCCCGACATCGACTTTCGCGACGCCGACGGGTTCTGGCTGCCGAGCTGGCCCGAGTTCACCCACCGTATGAACGGGGCCTCGCTGCTGCTCCCGTACCTCGAGCCCTACCTGATCCGCGTGATGAAGCTCGCGCGGTCGCGGCTCGAGAGCGTGGCCCCCGCGCTCCTCGCGGACGTCGACCTCTTCAACCGCCAGGAAGCGAACCACTACAAGGTGCACGCGCGCTACAACGCGGAGCTGCGCGCGCAGTACCCCGGGCTCGAGCCCTTCGAGGCCGAGATCAAGGCCGACTTCCAGCGCTTCCTCGCCGAAGAGCCGCTCGAGTGGAACCTCGCCTACTCCGAGGGATTCGAGTCGGTCGGGCTCATCATGTCCGAGTTCTTCCTGCAGGAGATCCCGGACGCCCTCGAAGACGCCGATCCGGCGGTGCGGGAGCTCTGGGCCTGGCATCTGGCCGAGGAGTTCGAACATCGCTCGGTGGTGCACGACGTACTCGCCGCCGTCGCGCCGGGGTGGGTCCGCCGCCTCCAGGGCTTCCGCTTCTTCGGTCAGCACCTCTACGCCTTCACGGCCCGCGTCTGCGAACACATGACCCAGATCGACCGCGAGCGCGGTCGACTGCGAGACGACGATCCCCGCGTCCAGGCCAGCGCGAAGCGCTACGCCCGCCGGGAGTCGCGCTTCTATGCCGTGCGCACCGCGCAGCTGCTCACCCCCTGGTACCGCCCCCACGGCCGGCCTCTGCAGGCGCCGACCCGGCGGGTGCTGGAGTCGTACCCGCAGGCGCAGAGTCCGCGTGTCGCCGGCGGCGGGTGA
- a CDS encoding VOC family protein has translation MKFDLGVHHVSLNVDDLDACLSFYVDTLGLTPIERPDLGFPGAWLAFGPQELHLLQVEDHQAPDGQHFAFRVTDLDATLAALDAAGVKATPPFEIPGVCRQAFLKDPAGNLLELNEPKSR, from the coding sequence ATGAAGTTCGATCTCGGAGTGCACCACGTTTCACTGAACGTCGACGATCTCGACGCGTGTCTCTCCTTCTACGTCGACACGCTCGGCTTGACCCCGATCGAACGCCCGGATCTCGGGTTCCCCGGAGCCTGGCTCGCGTTCGGCCCCCAGGAGCTGCACTTGCTCCAGGTCGAAGATCACCAGGCGCCGGACGGGCAGCATTTCGCATTCCGGGTGACCGACCTGGACGCCACCCTCGCCGCGCTCGACGCCGCGGGGGTGAAGGCCACACCGCCCTTCGAGATCCCGGGGGTGTGTCGGCAAGCCTTCCTGAAGGACCCGGCTGGCAACCTGCTCGAGCTGAACGAGCCGAAGTCCCGATAG
- a CDS encoding sulfite exporter TauE/SafE family protein, producing the protein MTPEIALLLVAGGAFAGFVNTLAGGGSFLTVPLLVLAGLPATDANATNRVGVLAASASALWGFKREQVGGLQHTLPMILSVLAGSWLGAYAASVVSDALFERAFGFVMLLALPLLLRNPKPEGEGHRVGWAAQLLYFAVGFYGGAIQAGIGIPLLLVLVGVAGFDLVRANHIKMALVGALTIVALAQFIWAGKVWWAYGLALAVGNSVGAQLAARWGSRVGPRLIRPVLVACVVLLAARMILGGGALAFGGSGA; encoded by the coding sequence TTGACGCCCGAGATCGCGCTCCTGCTCGTGGCCGGGGGGGCCTTCGCGGGCTTCGTCAACACCCTCGCCGGCGGCGGTTCCTTCCTGACCGTGCCGCTGCTCGTGCTGGCGGGGCTTCCGGCCACCGATGCAAACGCCACCAATCGGGTGGGCGTGCTGGCGGCGAGCGCGTCGGCGCTGTGGGGCTTCAAGCGAGAACAGGTTGGCGGCCTGCAGCACACGCTGCCGATGATCTTGTCGGTGCTCGCCGGTTCCTGGCTGGGGGCCTACGCCGCGAGCGTCGTCTCCGATGCGCTCTTCGAGCGGGCCTTCGGGTTCGTCATGCTGCTCGCGCTCCCGCTGCTGCTGCGCAACCCGAAGCCCGAGGGCGAGGGGCATCGCGTCGGTTGGGCCGCGCAGCTCCTCTACTTCGCCGTCGGCTTCTACGGCGGCGCGATCCAGGCGGGGATCGGGATACCGCTGCTGCTCGTGCTGGTCGGCGTGGCGGGCTTCGACCTCGTGCGTGCGAATCACATCAAGATGGCGCTCGTCGGCGCGCTCACGATCGTTGCGCTCGCCCAGTTCATCTGGGCGGGGAAGGTGTGGTGGGCCTACGGGCTCGCTCTCGCGGTCGGCAACAGCGTCGGTGCGCAGCTCGCCGCGCGCTGGGGCTCTCGCGTCGGGCCTCGCTTGATCCGCCCCGTGCTCGTCGCCTGTGTCGTCCTCCTGGCCGCGCGCATGATCCTCGGTGGCGGAGCGCTCGCCTTCGGAGGATCGGGCGCCTGA
- the nei gene encoding endonuclease VIII — MPEGPEIRRAADRVQRAVAGKVAERVEFLFPDLQCYGPQLEGRVVTHVETRGKAMLTHFDCGLSVYSHNQLYGRWYVQRAGTFPRTGRSLRFAVHNETHSALLYSASEIQVLETGRVDEHPFLAKLGPDLLAPTLDEKRLRAQIADPRFARRPLHALLLDQAFVAGVGNYLRSEILFQAKLHPLRRPKELSATERRRLARAVLTIGRRAYETGGITNDPRRAKRLMKEGLRRGQARHHVFTRTNRPCWTCGTRVQRKDWGQRKLFFCPRCQPEVADT, encoded by the coding sequence ATGCCCGAAGGCCCCGAAATCCGCCGCGCCGCAGATCGCGTGCAGCGCGCGGTCGCCGGAAAGGTCGCCGAGCGCGTCGAGTTCCTGTTCCCCGATCTCCAGTGCTACGGACCCCAGCTCGAGGGTCGGGTCGTCACCCACGTCGAAACCCGGGGCAAGGCAATGCTGACCCACTTCGACTGCGGGCTCAGCGTCTACTCCCACAACCAGCTCTATGGGCGCTGGTACGTACAGCGCGCGGGCACCTTCCCGCGAACCGGCCGCAGCCTCCGCTTCGCCGTTCACAACGAGACCCACTCGGCGCTCCTCTACAGCGCGTCCGAGATCCAGGTGCTGGAGACGGGTCGCGTCGACGAGCACCCCTTCCTCGCGAAGCTCGGCCCGGATCTGCTCGCGCCGACCCTCGACGAGAAACGGCTGCGCGCCCAGATCGCCGACCCTCGCTTCGCGCGCCGTCCGTTGCACGCGTTGCTGTTGGACCAGGCGTTCGTCGCGGGCGTCGGCAACTACCTGCGTTCGGAGATCCTGTTCCAGGCGAAGCTCCATCCTCTGCGGCGTCCGAAGGAGCTGTCGGCGACCGAACGGCGTCGCCTCGCGCGGGCCGTGCTGACGATCGGTCGCCGAGCCTACGAGACCGGCGGCATCACCAACGATCCGCGTCGGGCGAAGCGTCTGATGAAGGAAGGGCTCCGCCGCGGACAGGCGCGTCACCACGTCTTCACGCGAACGAACCGTCCGTGCTGGACCTGCGGGACGCGGGTGCAGCGCAAGGACTGGGGACAGCGGAAGCTGTTCTTCTGCCCGCGCTGTCAGCCCGAAGTCGCCGACACGTAG
- a CDS encoding 3-keto-5-aminohexanoate cleavage protein, producing the protein MDAAPLIIEAALNGQTPKAANPHVPISDDEVVEQAVACMEAGAALIHTHTPEPIIGGPGRLDPELYATPWRRILEARPDAILTPTMPVGQEGVPVETRYAHIEVLAKRGLVAMGLCDPGTFNYSIRGEDGLFAPSTYLYRNDMSDSHYYVEACRRLSLGLSISIFEPGFVKFILAYVEAGRMPPGGLLKFYFGTNVVPFGLPPTETALAAYLEMIEGSGLPWLVSVFGDDCVDCGLAEQAILRGGHVQVGLEPLGGGNGSVTNEALVDRVAQIAHKHGRPLATPAEAAGLLQLPQFPVRPQAA; encoded by the coding sequence ATGGACGCCGCACCGCTGATCATCGAGGCCGCCTTGAACGGGCAGACGCCGAAGGCGGCGAACCCCCATGTTCCGATCTCCGACGACGAAGTCGTCGAGCAGGCAGTCGCCTGCATGGAAGCCGGCGCCGCCCTCATCCACACCCACACCCCCGAGCCCATCATCGGTGGGCCAGGACGGCTCGATCCCGAGCTCTACGCCACGCCCTGGCGGCGCATCCTCGAAGCGCGTCCCGACGCCATCCTCACCCCGACCATGCCCGTCGGGCAGGAAGGCGTCCCGGTGGAGACGCGCTACGCCCACATCGAGGTGCTCGCGAAGCGCGGTCTGGTGGCCATGGGACTCTGCGACCCGGGCACCTTCAACTACTCGATCCGGGGGGAAGACGGGCTCTTCGCCCCGAGCACGTACCTCTATCGCAACGACATGAGCGACTCCCACTACTACGTGGAAGCCTGTCGTCGACTCTCGCTCGGGCTCAGCATCTCGATCTTCGAGCCGGGCTTCGTGAAGTTCATCCTGGCCTACGTCGAGGCGGGGCGGATGCCGCCGGGCGGACTGCTCAAGTTCTACTTCGGAACGAACGTCGTGCCCTTCGGCCTCCCTCCCACCGAGACCGCTCTCGCGGCCTATCTCGAGATGATCGAGGGTTCGGGCCTCCCCTGGCTCGTCTCGGTCTTCGGGGACGACTGCGTCGACTGCGGCCTGGCCGAACAGGCGATTCTGCGCGGCGGACACGTGCAGGTGGGCCTCGAACCGCTCGGGGGCGGCAACGGAAGCGTGACGAACGAAGCCCTCGTCGACCGCGTCGCGCAGATCGCCCACAAGCACGGGCGTCCCCTCGCGACGCCCGCCGAGGCCGCCGGACTCCTGCAGCTCCCCCAGTTCCCGGTGCGGCCGCAGGCCGCCTGA
- a CDS encoding DUF3336 domain-containing protein, with amino-acid sequence MVQEPATYEDWKRQALAEDASSGAEAWKSEQRTRLYDHDVIRRRFDELVEIRGSGDAQRLLYYLNEGLHGNMGGMGSPALYARARFGTKHLVCDYIDEIVAALHDLESITAAEIGFEEKQAYFRRASDCFGRSALMLSGAGSLGAFHIGVARALVEQDLLPQVISGASAGSIVAAMLGTHSGVGLERIFSDTEVAKTFDLLRGSSERSGARIQIDDLRAMIEWVVPDMTFQEALEETGCQINVSVAPASLHQRSRLLNASTSPNAFLREAVLASCAIPGMFPPVTLAAKDISGKRRPYVPSRQWVDGSITDDLPAKRLARLYGVNHFISSQANPIVLWALQDPHASQGLPGRLVDVSLTATREWLRAWYPFAMRMVRGVHPVDTYTRLWFSVATQDYTSDVNIVPRQRLFSPGRFLSPLSREDASALVSEGERATWPKIELVRNCTKVSRCIDAIRVRLRPEPSSVATA; translated from the coding sequence GTGGTGCAGGAGCCGGCGACATACGAAGACTGGAAACGACAGGCCCTCGCGGAGGATGCCTCGTCCGGCGCGGAGGCCTGGAAGAGCGAGCAGCGAACGCGGCTCTACGACCACGACGTGATCCGTCGGCGCTTCGATGAGCTGGTCGAGATTCGCGGCTCCGGCGACGCCCAGCGACTCCTGTACTACTTGAACGAGGGCCTTCACGGCAACATGGGAGGCATGGGCTCGCCCGCGCTCTACGCGCGCGCACGCTTCGGCACGAAGCACCTGGTCTGCGACTACATCGATGAGATCGTGGCGGCACTCCACGACCTGGAATCGATCACCGCCGCAGAGATCGGCTTCGAAGAGAAGCAGGCGTACTTTCGCCGGGCGAGCGACTGCTTCGGACGTTCGGCGCTCATGCTCAGCGGCGCGGGTTCTCTCGGTGCCTTCCACATCGGTGTGGCGCGCGCACTGGTCGAGCAGGACCTCCTCCCGCAGGTGATCTCGGGTGCGAGCGCTGGCTCCATCGTCGCCGCGATGCTGGGCACCCACTCGGGGGTGGGTCTCGAGCGGATCTTCTCCGATACCGAGGTGGCGAAGACCTTCGACCTGCTTCGCGGCTCCAGCGAGCGAAGCGGCGCACGCATCCAGATCGACGACCTGCGGGCCATGATCGAGTGGGTGGTCCCGGACATGACGTTTCAGGAGGCCCTCGAGGAAACCGGCTGCCAGATCAACGTGTCGGTGGCACCCGCATCGCTCCACCAGCGCTCCCGCCTGCTCAACGCCTCGACCTCACCGAACGCGTTCCTGCGGGAGGCCGTGCTGGCCTCGTGTGCCATCCCTGGAATGTTCCCGCCCGTCACGCTCGCGGCGAAGGACATCTCGGGGAAGCGCAGACCCTACGTTCCTTCGCGACAATGGGTCGACGGTTCGATCACCGACGACCTGCCCGCGAAGCGCCTGGCTCGTCTCTACGGTGTCAACCACTTCATCAGCAGCCAGGCGAATCCGATCGTTCTCTGGGCGCTACAAGATCCTCATGCCAGCCAGGGGTTGCCGGGACGCCTGGTCGACGTGTCGCTCACCGCGACGCGCGAGTGGCTGCGGGCGTGGTACCCGTTCGCCATGCGGATGGTGCGAGGCGTGCACCCGGTCGACACCTACACACGGCTGTGGTTCAGCGTGGCGACCCAGGACTACACCAGTGACGTCAACATCGTGCCGCGCCAACGGCTGTTCTCGCCGGGACGTTTCCTCTCGCCCCTTTCCCGAGAGGACGCCTCCGCGCTGGTGTCCGAAGGCGAACGGGCGACCTGGCCGAAGATCGAGCTGGTTCGCAACTGCACGAAGGTGAGTCGGTGCATCGACGCGATTCGGGTCCGGCTCCGGCCAGAACCCAGCTCCGTCGCCACCGCATGA
- a CDS encoding class II glutamine amidotransferase — protein sequence MDAAPGPLSEQMALSFDGQASPAIALRGEVEHQANLLPSSWGLGWYPENQRAASVLRDSDLPQATPLSAFLHRRGDARSSLFLGHTRGLQPRGERGSAQPFAKSYAGRQWLFSCAGDLAPHLKTALSLDDSFDIAPVGSTPVEHAFSWVVAQLRRKTARTIDEFGWIEMHGLLRRLNEFGAASFLLTDGVDLLAYRDAEDAVPLYWTRRIPPHDVTSLEGRSFSITYDDPTDVSRTLLAFSTLPMRGAAWNPLETSELRVVRRGVSVWSSHPAGMEEQVFALAPHRHTSPAEPEVMHATASQQQGAAAPVLAAGITPDFANLTVRHETIYRYDQPIERSSHRFCLRPVEDERQKVLDHSLEISIDGMQRDFEDVFGNRATIFEVTTPFQEMRIVSRSAVRVEGVLASRLKSPLRRDQIPLVWMPWQRQMMQAYLMPPELPELELRELSEFAMSFVERCDHDLVETLLDLNRTIYRDFGYLPGSTTVETTPFQAYVQRRGVCQDFANVLICVARLLGVPARYRVGYIYTGGSYENKIQSDASHAWVEVYLPWTGWFGFDPTNGCLVGADHVRVACGRQFRDAAPTSGTIYRGGGFETLEVGVQVERLTDDELGERGIILPS from the coding sequence GTGGATGCCGCACCGGGGCCGCTCAGCGAGCAGATGGCACTGTCGTTCGACGGGCAGGCGTCCCCTGCGATCGCGCTCCGCGGAGAGGTCGAGCACCAGGCGAACCTGCTGCCTTCGAGCTGGGGACTCGGGTGGTACCCGGAGAACCAACGCGCCGCATCCGTGCTTCGGGATTCCGACCTTCCCCAGGCCACGCCGCTCTCGGCGTTCCTTCACCGACGGGGCGATGCGCGCTCCAGCCTCTTCCTCGGGCACACCCGGGGTCTCCAGCCTCGTGGGGAACGCGGCAGCGCGCAGCCCTTCGCCAAGTCCTACGCCGGTCGCCAATGGCTCTTCTCGTGCGCGGGCGACCTTGCGCCCCACCTGAAGACGGCCCTTTCGCTGGACGACTCCTTCGACATCGCGCCGGTCGGCTCGACGCCGGTAGAGCACGCGTTCAGTTGGGTCGTGGCCCAACTCCGTCGGAAGACCGCACGGACCATCGACGAGTTCGGTTGGATCGAGATGCACGGGCTGCTGCGGCGGCTCAACGAGTTCGGGGCGGCGAGCTTTCTGCTCACCGATGGTGTCGACCTGCTTGCGTATCGGGACGCGGAGGATGCGGTCCCGCTCTACTGGACCCGTCGGATTCCGCCTCACGACGTGACCTCCCTCGAGGGTCGCTCCTTCTCGATCACCTACGATGATCCGACGGACGTCTCGCGCACGCTCCTGGCGTTCTCGACCTTGCCGATGCGGGGCGCCGCCTGGAATCCGCTCGAGACGAGTGAGCTGCGCGTGGTACGCCGGGGCGTTTCGGTATGGAGCAGTCATCCCGCCGGCATGGAAGAGCAGGTGTTTGCGCTCGCTCCGCATCGCCACACGAGCCCGGCCGAGCCCGAGGTCATGCACGCGACGGCATCCCAGCAGCAGGGCGCGGCGGCGCCGGTGCTGGCCGCGGGGATCACGCCCGACTTCGCGAACCTCACGGTCCGGCACGAGACGATCTACCGCTACGACCAGCCCATCGAGCGCAGCTCCCACCGCTTCTGCCTGCGACCGGTCGAAGACGAGCGACAGAAGGTGCTCGACCATTCACTCGAGATCTCGATCGACGGGATGCAGCGAGACTTCGAAGACGTGTTCGGAAACCGCGCCACGATCTTCGAGGTGACGACACCCTTCCAGGAGATGCGAATCGTCTCGCGGTCGGCCGTGCGCGTCGAGGGGGTGCTCGCGTCGCGGCTGAAGTCGCCGCTGCGCCGTGACCAGATCCCTCTGGTCTGGATGCCGTGGCAGCGTCAGATGATGCAGGCGTATTTGATGCCGCCCGAGCTGCCGGAGCTCGAGCTGCGTGAACTCTCGGAGTTCGCGATGAGCTTCGTGGAGCGTTGCGACCACGACCTCGTAGAGACGCTCCTCGACCTGAATCGAACCATCTATCGCGACTTCGGCTACCTGCCGGGCTCGACCACGGTAGAGACCACGCCCTTCCAGGCCTATGTCCAGCGCCGCGGCGTGTGTCAGGATTTCGCGAACGTACTGATCTGCGTCGCGCGCCTCCTCGGCGTTCCCGCCCGCTACCGCGTCGGCTACATCTACACGGGCGGCAGCTACGAGAACAAGATCCAGTCCGACGCCTCCCACGCCTGGGTCGAGGTCTATCTGCCGTGGACGGGATGGTTCGGCTTCGACCCGACGAACGGGTGCCTCGTCGGTGCCGATCACGTGCGCGTCGCCTGCGGGCGACAGTTTCGCGACGCGGCGCCGACCTCGGGCACGATCTACCGCGGAGGGGGTTTCGAGACCCTGGAGGTGGGGGTGCAGGTCGAGCGACTCACCGACGACGAGCTCGGAGAGCGCGGAATCATCCTTCCCAGCTAG
- a CDS encoding 20S proteasome subunit A/B translates to MTYCVAIQVDEGIVFGADTRTNAGVDYVTSYRKLHVFAPAQDRSFVLLAAGSLATTRELIDRIERDLAFPPNGASLSTAGRVFEAAEYVGRLSREIQEKHGAALARSGVTGEVTLILGGQIRGGPPELRLIYPQGNYIGVSDETPYLQIGETKYGKPVLDRLVRKSLPLSEAAKLALVSMDATVRSNITVAAPFDFALYPTDHFAPPTPFRIESDSPYYHEVREAWQRGFAESFAKLPAFPAPLPSTAPPMDPSANFVPNPEQPS, encoded by the coding sequence ATGACCTACTGCGTCGCGATCCAGGTGGACGAGGGCATCGTATTCGGAGCGGACACACGGACGAACGCCGGCGTCGACTACGTCACGAGCTATCGCAAGCTCCATGTCTTCGCGCCGGCCCAGGATCGCTCGTTCGTGTTGCTCGCCGCGGGCAGTCTCGCGACCACGCGCGAGCTCATCGATCGAATCGAGCGAGACCTCGCGTTCCCCCCGAACGGCGCCTCCCTCTCGACAGCCGGTCGCGTCTTCGAGGCCGCCGAGTACGTGGGTCGCCTGTCCCGCGAGATCCAGGAGAAACACGGTGCCGCGCTCGCTCGCAGTGGCGTGACCGGCGAGGTCACCCTGATTCTCGGAGGCCAGATCCGAGGAGGTCCACCGGAGCTGCGCCTCATCTACCCGCAGGGCAACTACATCGGAGTCTCGGACGAGACTCCCTATCTCCAGATCGGCGAGACGAAGTACGGGAAGCCCGTGCTCGATCGGCTGGTCCGCAAGTCGCTGCCCCTATCGGAGGCAGCGAAGCTCGCGTTGGTTTCGATGGATGCCACCGTGCGCTCGAACATCACGGTAGCGGCGCCATTCGACTTCGCGCTCTACCCGACGGACCACTTCGCACCGCCGACGCCGTTTCGGATCGAGTCCGATTCGCCCTACTACCACGAGGTCCGCGAGGCCTGGCAACGGGGCTTCGCCGAGAGCTTCGCGAAGCTCCCCGCCTTTCCCGCGCCGCTCCCCAGCACAGCCCCACCGATGGATCCCAGCGCGAACTTCGTGCCGAACCCGGAGCAGCCCAGCTAG